In Trichocoleus desertorum NBK24, the following are encoded in one genomic region:
- the nth gene encoding endonuclease III, translated as MTEKQPFDIEIAIARIREAVQPFPKAALFELAEEGHNSVFELLVACMISIRTRDETTLPVSRRLFQQARTPAEVNQLAIAEIDQLISDSTFHEGKAPQIHAIAQQAVAEHNGILPCDLNTLLSFNGVGPKCAHLVLGIACNQPYISVDIHVHRVTNRWGYVHTRTPEKTLAALEKQLPPDYWIEINRLLVPFGKHICTGDRPRCSTCPVLDMCQQIGVEVHR; from the coding sequence GTGACTGAGAAACAACCGTTTGATATTGAGATAGCGATCGCCCGAATTCGTGAAGCAGTGCAGCCCTTTCCCAAGGCGGCATTGTTTGAGCTAGCTGAGGAAGGCCACAACTCGGTTTTTGAGTTATTAGTTGCTTGCATGATCTCGATTCGCACCCGCGACGAAACCACCTTACCTGTGTCTCGCCGCTTGTTTCAGCAAGCTCGGACTCCCGCTGAAGTGAACCAACTTGCGATCGCCGAAATTGACCAACTAATCAGCGACTCCACTTTTCACGAAGGCAAAGCGCCCCAGATTCACGCGATCGCCCAACAAGCCGTAGCAGAACACAACGGGATATTGCCTTGCGATCTCAACACCCTACTTTCCTTCAACGGCGTTGGCCCTAAATGCGCTCATCTAGTCTTGGGGATTGCTTGCAATCAGCCTTACATCAGCGTGGATATTCACGTTCATCGCGTTACTAATCGCTGGGGCTACGTCCACACTCGCACGCCAGAGAAAACCTTAGCAGCCCTAGAGAAGCAATTACCACCTGACTACTGGATAGAAATTAATCGGTTGCTGGTGCCCTTTGGCAAACATATTTGTACAGGCGATCGCCCCCGTTGTTCTACTTGCCCCGTATTAGATATGTGTCAGCAAATCGGGGTAGAAGTTCATCGTTAA
- a CDS encoding DUF2513 domain-containing protein, whose translation MQRDWDLIRWLLNEVESCEDPYPLVLTQGMYGGEHYALDIDSQDFLKVFQHILFLGDENLAIVRVLGSKHLSSDGVAIDRLTMLGHSFLEAARDENLWTQAVEAVKEKGGSVKDLINNLKYINQTDAHLRQESNLVSDFVDHKIIEELRSVVSLSFDLSKVIRFCEEINSSFSSGNYIATTLLMRALINHIPPVFGQKTFQQVISQVSKSRRELFKPLEEVSRDVADLHTHDLIRHKENLPTRNQVEPFKPNLEVLLHEIVVEMQKE comes from the coding sequence ATGCAGCGTGACTGGGATTTGATTCGTTGGCTTTTGAATGAAGTAGAGTCTTGTGAAGATCCCTACCCACTAGTCCTCACACAAGGAATGTATGGTGGTGAACACTATGCACTCGATATTGATAGTCAGGATTTTCTGAAAGTGTTCCAGCACATACTCTTTCTAGGTGATGAAAACTTAGCTATTGTTCGGGTCCTTGGAAGTAAGCATTTAAGTTCAGATGGGGTCGCGATTGATCGTTTAACGATGTTGGGTCACAGTTTTCTAGAGGCAGCACGAGACGAGAATCTTTGGACGCAAGCAGTAGAAGCCGTTAAGGAAAAAGGTGGATCAGTAAAAGATTTAATTAACAATCTTAAGTACATAAATCAGACAGATGCTCATTTGAGACAGGAAAGTAACTTGGTGTCTGATTTTGTCGATCACAAAATTATTGAGGAGTTACGTTCAGTAGTAAGTTTAAGTTTTGATCTCTCCAAAGTTATTCGATTTTGCGAAGAAATTAATAGCTCTTTTAGTTCAGGAAATTATATAGCTACCACTCTCTTGATGCGAGCACTCATTAATCACATTCCGCCCGTTTTTGGGCAAAAAACATTTCAACAAGTGATTAGTCAGGTGTCGAAAAGCCGCCGTGAGTTATTTAAGCCATTAGAAGAGGTATCAAGAGACGTTGCGGATTTACATACTCATGACCTAATCCGCCATAAAGAGAACTTGCCAACTCGCAATCAAGTCGAGCCATTCAAGCCAAATTTGGAAGTGTTACTGCACGAGATAGTGGTAGAAATGCAGAAAGAGTAA
- a CDS encoding DUF561 domain-containing protein has translation MTILPTLQSAFDQGRALKIISGLHNFDAENVLAVAKAAELGGATFVDIAADPELVRQVRQAISLPICVSAVEPEQFVAAVEAGADLIEIGNFDSFYAQGRRFEAEEVLALTKATRALLPHITLSVTVPHILPLDQQVQLAEELVKAGADIIQTEGGTSSAPVHPGTLGLIEKAAPTLAAAAEISRAVSVPVLCASGLSSVTAPLAIAAGAAGVGVGSAVNQLNSEVAMIAVVRSLVEALATVSRAQVTV, from the coding sequence ATGACCATTCTTCCCACGCTACAAAGCGCTTTCGATCAAGGCCGTGCGCTCAAAATTATCAGCGGTTTGCATAATTTTGATGCAGAGAACGTTTTAGCAGTGGCTAAAGCGGCTGAGCTGGGTGGCGCGACGTTCGTTGACATCGCTGCTGATCCTGAACTCGTGCGCCAAGTGCGTCAAGCTATCAGCCTCCCCATTTGCGTCTCTGCGGTTGAGCCTGAGCAATTTGTGGCCGCAGTCGAGGCGGGTGCTGACTTGATTGAAATTGGCAACTTTGATAGCTTCTACGCTCAAGGTCGTCGGTTTGAAGCAGAGGAAGTGCTGGCTCTGACCAAAGCCACTCGTGCGCTCCTCCCCCACATCACCTTGTCTGTGACCGTGCCTCACATTTTGCCCCTCGACCAGCAAGTGCAATTGGCAGAAGAATTGGTAAAAGCTGGCGCAGACATCATCCAAACCGAAGGCGGCACCAGCAGCGCCCCCGTTCACCCTGGCACCTTGGGCCTCATCGAGAAGGCAGCTCCCACCCTGGCAGCCGCCGCAGAAATTTCTCGCGCCGTGAGCGTGCCTGTTCTCTGTGCGTCTGGTTTGTCCAGCGTCACCGCACCTCTGGCGATCGCGGCTGGCGCGGCGGGTGTTGGTGTCGGTTCTGCGGTCAACCAACTCAACAGCGAAGTTGCCATGATTGCAGTCGTTCGTAGCTTGGTAGAAGCACTAGCTACTGTGAGCCGTGCTCAAGTAACTGTGTAA
- a CDS encoding peptidase: MNRLNRLVRQYHRKIALVLALPLLLTVLTGMAYTILVEWLQQGAIAPTILSLHNGEILGLGGIYPILNGLGLLGLLATGLPMTSLFSKRRTQKEASDR, encoded by the coding sequence ATGAATCGCTTGAATCGTTTGGTGCGGCAATATCACCGCAAGATTGCTTTAGTGTTGGCCCTGCCCCTGCTCCTGACGGTGTTGACTGGCATGGCTTACACCATCTTGGTGGAATGGTTGCAACAAGGCGCGATCGCACCCACCATTCTCAGTCTGCATAACGGCGAGATCTTGGGTTTAGGCGGCATCTACCCGATTCTCAATGGCTTGGGATTGTTGGGTCTATTAGCCACTGGTTTACCCATGACTAGTCTGTTTTCAAAGCGGCGCACACAAAAAGAAGCCAGCGATCGCTAG
- a CDS encoding PRC-barrel domain-containing protein, which translates to MTSDKIWQRSDLLGTQVITRDTGKRLGVVSQLWVDVDRREVVALGLRENLLSGVLGNMPQFMSLDSIRQIGDVALVDNDTALDDINIDGYSTLINSEVITETGEMLGRVRGFRFNVEDGKVYSLIIASLGVPLIPDQVVSTYELPIDEIVSSGPDRLIVFEGAEERVTQLTVGLLERIGIGRAPWEREEEEDYILPTTPAENQLGSGVRIPTMQQPLRTPQPVVEEAWSEDDWGSQPAPKQLRQQRQVEPAYYDEEDNWSEATDRDRYAASSYDDDYEDDFAGTYEEELVEDAWADDKPYKPQKLNLPEKTKAPEYEEEGF; encoded by the coding sequence ATGACATCTGACAAAATCTGGCAACGCTCCGATCTCCTTGGCACTCAAGTGATTACCCGCGACACAGGTAAGCGTTTGGGAGTCGTCAGTCAGTTGTGGGTGGACGTAGATCGGCGAGAAGTCGTCGCGCTCGGTCTTCGAGAAAACCTGCTTTCCGGTGTCCTAGGCAATATGCCTCAGTTCATGAGTTTGGACAGCATTCGTCAGATTGGGGATGTGGCCCTTGTCGATAACGACACCGCGCTGGATGACATCAATATTGATGGCTATAGCACCCTGATCAACAGCGAAGTGATTACAGAAACGGGTGAAATGCTGGGTCGGGTACGCGGTTTCCGGTTCAATGTTGAGGATGGCAAAGTTTATTCTCTAATCATTGCCTCCTTAGGAGTGCCGCTGATTCCTGATCAAGTCGTCAGCACTTATGAATTACCGATTGATGAAATCGTTAGTAGTGGTCCCGATCGCCTGATTGTGTTTGAAGGGGCAGAAGAGCGAGTCACACAGCTCACCGTGGGTCTGCTGGAGCGAATTGGGATTGGTCGTGCCCCCTGGGAGCGCGAGGAAGAAGAAGACTACATTCTGCCCACCACTCCTGCTGAAAACCAACTGGGGAGCGGCGTGCGGATTCCCACCATGCAGCAACCCCTGCGTACCCCTCAGCCCGTGGTAGAAGAAGCTTGGAGTGAAGACGACTGGGGAAGCCAGCCCGCTCCCAAGCAACTGCGCCAGCAACGCCAAGTCGAGCCTGCTTATTACGATGAGGAAGACAATTGGAGCGAAGCCACCGATCGCGATCGCTATGCTGCTTCCAGCTACGACGATGACTACGAGGATGATTTCGCGGGCACCTACGAAGAAGAGCTAGTAGAAGATGCTTGGGCCGATGACAAGCCCTACAAGCCTCAAAAGTTGAACCTTCCAGAGAAAACCAAAGCGCCTGAGTATGAGGAAGAAGGGTTCTAA